In a genomic window of Curtobacterium flaccumfaciens pv. betae:
- a CDS encoding molybdopterin-binding protein — MTQLRVREAAAFLGISDDTVRRLVDGGTFTRATDDAGRAVVDGREVAAYARERSSELTDPASAVKSSARNRFVGIVTDLVVDTVMAQVELQCGPHRVVSLMSAEAVRDLGLEVGSVAVASVKATMVAVEAPAHQEDPR; from the coding sequence ATGACGCAACTGCGGGTACGGGAGGCTGCGGCCTTCCTCGGGATCAGTGACGACACCGTTCGTCGGCTCGTCGACGGCGGCACCTTCACCCGTGCCACGGACGACGCGGGGCGAGCCGTGGTCGACGGTCGCGAGGTCGCCGCCTACGCACGGGAACGCAGCTCGGAGCTGACCGACCCGGCGTCCGCGGTGAAGAGCTCGGCGCGCAACCGCTTCGTCGGGATCGTCACCGACCTGGTCGTCGACACCGTGATGGCGCAGGTCGAACTGCAGTGCGGTCCGCACCGTGTGGTGTCCCTGATGAGTGCCGAGGCCGTCCGCGACCTGGGGCTCGAGGTCGGGTCCGTCGCGGTGGCGTCCGTCAAGGCCACGATGGTCGCCGTCGAGGCACCCGCCCACCAGGAGGACCCCCGATGA
- a CDS encoding ThiF family adenylyltransferase codes for MEPLVAPAAALSPGRVQLGSRTAALAEVGVTGLRRLATSRVLVVGAGGLGAPVVAYLAGIGRLTVVDPDAVDASNLARQTLFTAADVGSPKARVAVARALAVDPELDAVAVVASFTPDLVAGHDVVVDAADSVVVTRAVSDACAAAGVPFVWGTVLGHDGQVSVFRDAGPDGVDFHDVHPDALPDEGSCALDGVVPALCGAVGAVMAGQVFALVTGTGDPLLGRVLTVDARRWRWTESPVRRGPASRRPAPAAGASAAPRIAPSALAARVADPSDPLVVVDVRTAEERADGVVAGAVTDDTGADEVVVYCARGPRADAWAARQPAGRRVAVLDGGFEAWRREGLPVSIEHRS; via the coding sequence ATGGAACCCCTCGTCGCCCCCGCCGCCGCGCTCTCCCCGGGGCGGGTGCAGCTCGGTTCGCGGACCGCCGCGCTCGCCGAGGTCGGGGTCACCGGGCTGCGACGCCTGGCCACATCACGCGTCCTCGTCGTCGGGGCCGGCGGGCTCGGGGCGCCGGTGGTCGCGTACCTCGCCGGGATCGGTCGGCTCACCGTGGTCGACCCCGACGCGGTCGACGCCTCGAACCTGGCCAGGCAGACGCTCTTCACCGCCGCGGACGTCGGCTCGCCGAAGGCACGGGTCGCGGTCGCCCGAGCTCTCGCCGTCGACCCCGAACTCGACGCGGTCGCCGTGGTCGCGTCGTTCACGCCGGACCTGGTCGCCGGACACGACGTCGTGGTGGACGCCGCCGACTCGGTCGTGGTCACCCGGGCCGTCTCGGATGCCTGCGCTGCGGCCGGCGTGCCGTTCGTGTGGGGCACCGTGCTCGGCCACGACGGGCAGGTCAGCGTCTTCCGCGACGCCGGGCCCGACGGCGTCGACTTCCACGACGTGCACCCCGACGCCCTGCCGGACGAGGGGTCATGCGCCCTCGACGGTGTCGTCCCCGCACTGTGCGGCGCGGTCGGTGCGGTGATGGCGGGACAGGTCTTCGCGTTGGTCACCGGCACGGGCGACCCGCTGCTCGGACGCGTCCTGACCGTCGACGCCCGCCGGTGGCGCTGGACCGAGAGCCCCGTCCGTCGGGGGCCCGCCTCGCGTCGACCGGCACCTGCTGCCGGTGCCTCCGCGGCGCCGCGCATCGCGCCGTCCGCCCTGGCCGCCAGGGTGGCGGACCCGTCGGACCCGCTGGTCGTCGTCGACGTCCGGACCGCCGAGGAACGCGCGGACGGCGTGGTCGCCGGTGCCGTCACCGACGACACCGGCGCTGACGAGGTCGTCGTCTACTGCGCACGCGGACCCCGCGCGGACGCGTGGGCGGCTCGGCAGCCGGCCGGGAGGCGCGTGGCGGTGCTCGACGGCGGCTTCGAGGCCTGGCGTCGCGAGGGCCTGCCCGTGTCGATCGAGCACCGGTCCTGA
- a CDS encoding glycosyltransferase family 39 protein — MSSPRTGTVPVRRTTSDGSVRARSLGLVAAAVRALARTPEITVGALGVVVAAAFSWVPSLWYDEAATVASAQRSWPALWAELQNVDAVHGLYYAVMHVWFTLVGYSPFTLRFPSALAIGVSAGLVVALGRRLGGVRLGVVSGIVFLVLPRVAWAGTEGRPYATVTTFAVALTLVGLTAVRRTRIRHHATRWWVVYGMLAVVAVLFNVYLALAVVAHGVVLLWTAVADRAARRDAVLSERSGPVAAPIVDRAAFVRWGVAAVGAALVVSPFIVLAAGQAKQVGWITGVGWATVRQVVATAWFGAVWPYAVLGWVLMIVGVVLAVRAARRPAPAARDLLRMQAVRVAVPLMVLPTALLVGATTAGEHLYTPKYASLSLPFVALLIGLAITAIRPRRWLALAVVGMLLVSAPTSTIVRLPHAKQDSHWANAAAIIERERDRRTDRNEGVVFGSVWRHPGTTAQVIADSYPEAFTGMRDLAVAETGAERGQLWNVNGDVAKTVPERISGIDTVWFVGGKSRNIRPQVTETLVAEGFHVVRYWHTGTVILWKYSR; from the coding sequence GTGAGTTCCCCCCGCACCGGCACCGTCCCGGTCCGACGCACGACGTCGGACGGGTCGGTGCGCGCGCGCTCGCTGGGTCTCGTCGCGGCGGCCGTCCGGGCCCTCGCAAGGACCCCCGAGATCACCGTCGGTGCGCTCGGCGTCGTCGTCGCAGCGGCCTTCAGCTGGGTGCCGTCGCTCTGGTACGACGAGGCCGCGACCGTCGCGAGTGCCCAGCGGAGCTGGCCGGCGCTGTGGGCCGAACTGCAGAACGTCGACGCCGTCCACGGGCTGTACTACGCCGTGATGCACGTCTGGTTCACACTCGTCGGGTACTCGCCGTTCACGCTTCGGTTCCCGAGTGCCCTCGCCATCGGGGTCTCCGCCGGGCTCGTCGTCGCCCTCGGCCGTCGTCTCGGCGGCGTGCGGCTCGGCGTCGTCTCCGGGATCGTGTTCCTGGTCCTGCCCCGCGTCGCCTGGGCCGGCACCGAGGGGCGCCCGTACGCCACCGTCACGACCTTCGCCGTCGCGCTGACCCTCGTGGGGCTCACCGCGGTCCGCCGCACCCGGATCCGGCACCACGCGACCCGGTGGTGGGTCGTCTACGGCATGCTCGCCGTGGTCGCCGTGCTGTTCAACGTCTACCTGGCCCTGGCCGTCGTCGCGCACGGGGTCGTGCTCCTCTGGACCGCCGTCGCCGACCGCGCCGCGCGGCGCGACGCCGTGCTCTCCGAGCGCAGCGGTCCGGTGGCCGCGCCGATCGTCGACCGAGCCGCGTTCGTGCGCTGGGGCGTCGCCGCCGTGGGCGCCGCACTCGTGGTGTCGCCGTTCATCGTGCTCGCCGCCGGGCAGGCCAAGCAGGTCGGCTGGATCACCGGCGTCGGGTGGGCCACCGTGCGCCAGGTCGTCGCGACCGCGTGGTTCGGTGCCGTCTGGCCGTACGCGGTGCTCGGGTGGGTCCTGATGATCGTCGGGGTCGTGCTCGCCGTGCGTGCCGCCCGACGCCCTGCCCCGGCCGCCCGCGACCTGCTCCGGATGCAGGCCGTCCGCGTCGCCGTCCCCCTGATGGTCCTGCCCACCGCACTGCTCGTCGGCGCCACCACGGCCGGGGAGCACCTGTACACCCCGAAGTACGCCAGCCTGAGCCTGCCGTTCGTCGCACTGCTCATCGGCCTGGCGATCACGGCGATCCGACCCCGGCGGTGGCTGGCGCTCGCGGTCGTCGGGATGCTGCTCGTGTCGGCCCCGACGAGCACGATCGTCCGGCTGCCCCACGCCAAGCAGGACTCGCACTGGGCGAACGCCGCAGCGATCATCGAGCGCGAGCGGGACCGGCGCACCGACCGGAACGAGGGCGTCGTGTTCGGCAGCGTCTGGCGGCACCCCGGCACCACCGCGCAGGTCATCGCCGATTCCTACCCCGAAGCCTTCACCGGGATGCGCGACCTCGCCGTCGCCGAGACCGGGGCCGAACGCGGACAGCTCTGGAACGTCAACGGCGACGTGGCCAAGACGGTGCCCGAGCGGATCTCCGGCATCGACACCGTGTGGTTCGTCGGCGGCAAGTCGCGGAACATCCGCCCGCAGGTCACCGAGACGCTGGTGGCCGAGGGCTTCCACGTCGTGCGCTACTGGCACACCGGCACGGTCATCCTCTGGAAGTACAGCCGCTGA
- a CDS encoding 4-(cytidine 5'-diphospho)-2-C-methyl-D-erythritol kinase has protein sequence MTTLAAPTRVRTRAPGKINVFLSVGALQDDGYHDVATAYQAVSLYEDVTAEAADDFSVTFTGPIDTSTVPVDESNLAIRAARLVADAAGHRGGVRLTIDKQVPVAGGMGGGSADAAATLLAVDTLWGTALGREELLRLAAQLGADVPFAFAGGTAVGTGRGDELSPALAKGEFHWVLALSDDGLSTPAVYRALDEHRERYRADISPAPSHPVVEANVLQALRAGDPDLLADCVHNDLQAPAMRLQPRLAATLELGEKSGALAGLVSGSGPTVAFLVGDRDAALELQVELSAAGLVALRATGPVHGARVVH, from the coding sequence ATGACCACGTTGGCCGCACCGACCCGCGTGCGGACGCGCGCCCCCGGCAAGATCAACGTGTTCCTGTCCGTCGGGGCGCTGCAGGACGACGGCTACCACGACGTCGCCACGGCGTACCAGGCGGTGTCCCTGTACGAGGACGTCACCGCCGAGGCCGCCGACGACTTCTCGGTCACCTTCACGGGGCCGATCGACACGAGCACCGTGCCGGTCGACGAGTCGAACCTCGCCATCCGTGCGGCCCGGCTCGTGGCCGACGCAGCCGGACACCGCGGTGGGGTGCGGCTGACCATCGACAAGCAGGTGCCCGTCGCCGGCGGCATGGGCGGTGGCTCCGCGGACGCCGCGGCGACCCTGCTCGCCGTCGACACGCTCTGGGGCACCGCGCTCGGTCGCGAGGAGCTGCTCCGGCTCGCCGCGCAGCTCGGCGCCGACGTGCCGTTCGCCTTCGCCGGCGGCACCGCCGTGGGCACCGGCCGCGGTGACGAGCTGAGCCCCGCGCTGGCCAAGGGTGAGTTCCACTGGGTCCTCGCCCTGAGCGACGACGGGCTGAGCACCCCCGCCGTCTACCGTGCGCTCGACGAGCACCGCGAGCGCTACCGAGCCGACATCTCCCCGGCGCCGTCGCACCCCGTGGTCGAGGCCAACGTGCTGCAGGCGCTGCGCGCGGGTGACCCCGACCTGCTCGCCGACTGCGTCCACAACGACCTGCAGGCACCGGCCATGCGGCTGCAGCCCCGGCTCGCGGCGACGCTGGAGCTCGGTGAGAAGTCCGGTGCCCTGGCCGGCCTGGTGTCCGGCAGCGGCCCGACCGTGGCGTTCCTGGTGGGCGACCGTGATGCCGCGCTCGAACTGCAGGTCGAACTCAGCGCCGCCGGCCTCGTCGCACTCCGGGCCACCGGTCCGGTGCACGGCGCACGCGTGGTGCACTGA
- a CDS encoding O-acetylhomoserine aminocarboxypropyltransferase/cysteine synthase family protein yields the protein MGAAPTNAEDGWAFETRQIRAGFKADPGWGANVPPIAQSAAYVYPSGEDAAARFMLDAPGHTYTRVNNPSAAALERRIADLEGGIGALALASGQAATSLAVLGVARAGDHVVSSASLYGATYTLFASTLRDLGITFTFVQDPTDLSEWAAAARPETKAFFGESIPNPRGDVLDFAGVAGVAHEAGVPLIVDNTIATPYLVRPIEHGADIVVHSATKYLAGHGSAIAGLIVDSGNFDWAAHAGAYPQLATTEQSGFANTNFAEKFGRRAFIQRTRSKLSADLGPAIAPFNAFLVLQGIQTLSLRMDRHVSNAATVASWLDAHDQVEHVHYAGLPDSPWHHLQQRYVPKGPSAVLSFDLAGGVAAGRRFVAALELFDHVSNLGDVRSLVVHPASTTHVQMTSAERAAAGVGDGLIRLSIGLEHIDDITADLARGFTAAAAG from the coding sequence ATGGGGGCCGCGCCGACCAACGCGGAGGACGGCTGGGCGTTCGAGACCCGCCAGATCCGCGCCGGCTTCAAGGCCGACCCTGGCTGGGGCGCGAACGTGCCGCCGATCGCGCAGAGCGCCGCCTACGTCTACCCGTCGGGCGAGGACGCCGCCGCGCGCTTCATGCTCGACGCTCCCGGCCACACCTACACGCGGGTGAACAACCCGTCGGCGGCAGCCCTCGAGCGCCGGATCGCCGACCTCGAGGGCGGGATCGGTGCGCTGGCGCTGGCGTCCGGGCAGGCGGCGACGTCGCTGGCCGTGCTCGGTGTCGCACGCGCCGGTGACCACGTGGTGTCGAGCGCCTCGCTGTACGGCGCGACCTACACGCTGTTCGCCTCGACCCTGCGGGACCTCGGCATCACCTTCACGTTCGTGCAGGACCCGACCGACCTGTCCGAGTGGGCGGCGGCGGCGCGTCCGGAGACGAAGGCGTTCTTCGGCGAGTCCATCCCGAACCCCCGCGGGGACGTCCTGGACTTCGCCGGGGTGGCCGGGGTCGCGCACGAGGCCGGTGTGCCGCTCATCGTCGACAACACCATCGCGACGCCGTACCTGGTCCGCCCGATCGAGCACGGCGCCGACATCGTCGTGCACTCGGCGACGAAGTACCTGGCCGGACACGGCAGCGCCATCGCCGGGCTCATCGTCGACAGCGGGAACTTCGACTGGGCGGCCCACGCCGGCGCCTACCCGCAGCTGGCCACGACCGAGCAGTCCGGGTTCGCGAACACGAACTTCGCCGAGAAGTTCGGGCGACGGGCGTTCATCCAGCGCACCCGCTCGAAGCTGTCCGCCGACCTCGGGCCCGCGATCGCACCGTTCAACGCGTTCCTGGTGCTCCAGGGCATCCAGACGCTGTCGCTCCGCATGGACCGGCACGTGTCGAACGCCGCCACCGTGGCGAGCTGGCTCGACGCCCACGACCAGGTCGAGCACGTGCACTACGCCGGCCTGCCGGACTCGCCGTGGCACCACCTGCAGCAGCGCTACGTGCCGAAGGGGCCGTCGGCCGTGCTGTCGTTCGACCTGGCCGGCGGGGTCGCCGCGGGCCGACGGTTCGTGGCGGCGCTCGAGCTGTTCGACCACGTCTCGAACCTCGGTGACGTCCGATCGCTCGTCGTGCACCCGGCATCGACCACCCACGTGCAGATGACCTCCGCTGAGCGGGCAGCCGCCGGGGTGGGGGACGGACTCATCCGCCTGTCGATCGGCCTCGAGCACATCGACGACATCACCGCGGACCTGGCGCGGGGGTTCACGGCAGCCGCAGCGGGATAG
- a CDS encoding LLM class flavin-dependent oxidoreductase, with protein MRFGYWTPLFGGWLRNVDNENMPVTFDYVKRLAQRAERIGFDLTLVPELNLNDIKGTAAPSLEAWSLAAAIAATTERLEIMAAMRPGYHLPAVTAKQAATIDDISCGRFTFNVVSAWWAEEAKQYGGIFSEHDDRYKRTAEFVEVMKGLWRETPYSFSGEYYDIENAHLEPKPRVTPRIYAGGESEAGKAAITGYADAYVTHGGTAPELRAKIDEMKQRRIDAGLPPFEAFGMAAYVIVRETEEEAQAELARITDVQHGKAYESYQDFISKSQLEHVPSLEDYSVSNRGLRPGFVGTPSQVADRIREFEDAGVDTLLLQFSPQLEEMDRFGEQVIPLVRQSVGAQS; from the coding sequence GTGCGATTCGGATACTGGACCCCGCTCTTCGGCGGCTGGCTGCGCAACGTCGACAACGAGAACATGCCGGTCACCTTCGACTACGTGAAGCGCCTGGCGCAGCGCGCCGAGCGGATCGGCTTCGACCTGACGCTCGTGCCGGAGCTCAACCTCAACGACATCAAGGGCACGGCGGCGCCCTCGCTCGAGGCGTGGTCGCTCGCGGCGGCCATCGCGGCGACGACCGAGCGCCTGGAGATCATGGCGGCCATGCGTCCCGGGTACCACCTGCCCGCGGTGACGGCGAAGCAGGCGGCGACGATCGACGACATCTCGTGCGGCCGGTTCACCTTCAACGTCGTGAGCGCCTGGTGGGCGGAAGAGGCGAAGCAGTACGGCGGGATCTTCTCGGAGCACGACGACCGGTACAAGCGCACCGCGGAGTTCGTCGAGGTCATGAAGGGTCTGTGGCGCGAGACCCCGTACTCGTTCTCGGGCGAGTACTACGACATCGAGAACGCGCACCTCGAGCCGAAGCCCCGCGTGACGCCGCGCATCTACGCCGGTGGGGAGAGCGAGGCCGGCAAGGCCGCCATCACCGGGTACGCCGACGCCTACGTCACGCACGGCGGCACGGCCCCGGAGCTCCGCGCGAAGATCGACGAGATGAAGCAGCGCCGCATCGACGCCGGCCTGCCGCCGTTCGAGGCGTTCGGCATGGCCGCGTACGTCATCGTGCGCGAGACCGAGGAAGAGGCGCAGGCCGAGCTCGCCCGGATCACCGACGTGCAGCACGGCAAGGCGTACGAGTCGTACCAGGACTTCATCTCGAAGTCGCAGCTCGAGCACGTGCCCTCGCTCGAGGACTACTCGGTGTCGAACCGCGGACTGCGCCCCGGTTTCGTGGGGACGCCGTCGCAGGTGGCGGACCGCATCCGGGAGTTCGAGGACGCCGGCGTCGACACGCTCCTGCTGCAGTTCTCGCCGCAGCTCGAGGAGATGGACCGGTTCGGCGAGCAGGTCATCCCGCTCGTCCGGCAGTCGGTCGGGGCGCAGTCCTGA
- a CDS encoding RimK family alpha-L-glutamate ligase, translating to MSTPRVYVIHENPEWFPPLAAAFEAEGVPVEEILLTEGQIDLAAEPAPGVYWSRMSASSHTRGHEHSKEYTRAILGWLERAGRQVVGGSHVLELEVSKVAQHGLLQQAGFDVPRTTAVFGTTTLKDAARTFTDGQDVPFITKHNQGGKGLGVRRFDSLAEFDAYVDSPEFEAPVDGITLLQEYLTAREPFITRVEFVGGEFVYAVRVDTSAGSFELCPADACEVPQVIAGAVCDVPGTETAGAPPAFAVRTEITAEHPLVQQLRTFLADQRITIAGVEFMETTDGRTVVYDINTNTNYNPAVEESAPASGPRSIAKYLGGLLETQYAAQLTA from the coding sequence GTGAGCACTCCGCGCGTGTACGTCATCCACGAGAACCCCGAGTGGTTCCCCCCGCTCGCCGCCGCCTTCGAGGCCGAGGGCGTCCCGGTCGAGGAGATCCTGCTGACCGAGGGGCAGATCGACCTCGCGGCCGAGCCGGCACCCGGCGTCTACTGGAGCCGCATGTCCGCGAGCTCCCACACCCGCGGCCACGAGCACAGCAAGGAGTACACCCGGGCGATCCTCGGCTGGCTCGAGCGAGCCGGCCGCCAGGTCGTCGGCGGCAGCCACGTGCTCGAGCTCGAGGTGTCGAAGGTCGCGCAGCACGGTCTCCTGCAGCAGGCCGGGTTCGACGTGCCGCGCACGACCGCCGTGTTCGGCACGACGACGCTCAAGGACGCCGCCCGCACCTTCACCGACGGGCAGGACGTCCCCTTCATCACGAAGCACAACCAGGGCGGCAAGGGCCTGGGCGTGCGGCGGTTCGACTCGCTCGCCGAGTTCGACGCCTACGTCGACAGCCCCGAGTTCGAGGCCCCGGTCGACGGCATCACCCTGCTGCAGGAGTACCTGACGGCCCGCGAGCCCTTCATCACCCGCGTCGAGTTCGTCGGCGGCGAGTTCGTGTACGCCGTCCGCGTCGACACCAGCGCCGGCAGCTTCGAGCTCTGCCCCGCCGACGCGTGCGAGGTGCCGCAGGTCATCGCCGGCGCCGTCTGCGACGTGCCCGGCACCGAGACCGCCGGTGCGCCCCCGGCGTTCGCCGTCCGGACCGAGATCACCGCCGAGCACCCGCTGGTCCAGCAGCTCCGCACGTTCCTCGCCGACCAGCGCATCACCATCGCGGGCGTCGAGTTCATGGAGACGACGGACGGCCGTACCGTCGTCTACGACATCAACACGAACACGAACTACAACCCCGCGGTCGAGGAGTCCGCGCCGGCCTCCGGCCCGCGCTCCATCGCGAAGTACCTCGGTGGTCTGCTGGAGACGCAGTACGCGGCGCAGCTCACGGCCTGA
- a CDS encoding helix-turn-helix transcriptional regulator, protein MDRAALADFLRRRRELLRPEDVGLGQGPRRRTPGLRREEVAALAGMSVDYYTRLEQQRGPQPSEQMIAAIARALRCSLDERDHLFHLAGQNAPTRMHRADHVDPAILRVLDRLEDTPAIVVSHLGETLVENRLAAALLSSSVDLPGNRRYQAWRWFVTGEELAKYAPEQHERLGRVVVASLRAAVGLAGPGDRRATELIAELQSLSAEFRDLWAKHEVATRWSDNKTIVQPELGRITVDCQVLHTDDQAQALLLFTAPPGSEDAQKLELLGVVGQQTFAG, encoded by the coding sequence ATGGACCGTGCCGCGCTCGCCGACTTCCTCCGCCGTCGCCGTGAGTTGCTGCGCCCCGAGGACGTCGGTCTCGGGCAGGGGCCACGACGCCGGACCCCGGGGCTCCGCCGCGAAGAGGTCGCTGCCCTCGCCGGCATGTCCGTCGACTACTACACGCGACTCGAGCAGCAACGCGGACCGCAGCCGTCCGAGCAGATGATCGCGGCGATCGCCCGGGCCCTGCGCTGCAGCCTCGACGAGCGCGACCACCTGTTCCACCTGGCCGGGCAGAACGCCCCGACCCGGATGCACCGCGCCGACCACGTCGATCCGGCGATCCTGCGGGTGCTCGACCGGCTCGAGGACACCCCGGCGATCGTCGTCAGCCACCTGGGCGAGACCCTGGTCGAGAACCGGCTCGCGGCGGCGCTCCTCAGCAGCTCGGTCGACCTGCCCGGCAACCGGCGGTACCAGGCGTGGCGGTGGTTCGTGACGGGTGAGGAGCTCGCGAAGTACGCGCCCGAGCAGCACGAGCGGCTGGGGCGGGTGGTGGTCGCGTCGCTCCGGGCGGCCGTCGGGCTCGCGGGCCCGGGAGATCGCCGGGCGACCGAACTCATCGCCGAGCTGCAGTCGCTCAGCGCCGAGTTCCGCGACCTCTGGGCCAAGCACGAGGTGGCCACGCGCTGGTCGGACAACAAGACGATCGTGCAGCCGGAGCTCGGCCGCATCACCGTGGACTGCCAGGTGCTGCACACCGATGACCAGGCGCAGGCGCTGCTGCTGTTCACGGCGCCCCCAGGATCGGAAGACGCGCAGAAGCTCGAGCTCCTCGGCGTCGTCGGACAGCAGACCTTCGCCGGCTGA
- a CDS encoding SDR family oxidoreductase, which produces MEITNSTVFIPGATSGIGLALAHRLQAAGSTVVIGGRRQALLDSLAAEHGFGTVQIDVADASSIETAATSVLEAYPSLDALITMSGIMRDEDLRDPGHIHDAVELVQTNLVGTIRLIDAFLPHLLAQPSATLMTVTSGLAFVPLTASPTYSATKAGVHAYTQALRQQLVGSSLEVLELAPPAVMTDLMGGADFGGMPLDAFADEVMALIESGAAPEILVQNVHPLRFAERNGNHQQILEMMASREH; this is translated from the coding sequence ATGGAAATCACGAACTCCACCGTCTTCATCCCCGGCGCGACCTCGGGCATCGGTCTCGCGCTCGCCCATCGCCTGCAGGCCGCCGGCAGCACCGTCGTGATCGGCGGCCGTCGCCAGGCCCTCCTCGACTCCCTCGCCGCCGAGCACGGCTTCGGCACCGTGCAGATCGACGTCGCCGACGCGTCGTCGATCGAGACCGCTGCCACCTCGGTGCTCGAGGCCTACCCGTCGCTCGATGCCCTCATCACCATGTCGGGGATCATGCGCGACGAGGACCTCCGCGACCCCGGGCACATCCACGACGCCGTCGAACTCGTCCAGACGAACCTGGTCGGCACGATCCGGCTCATCGACGCGTTCCTGCCGCACCTGCTCGCCCAGCCCTCGGCCACCCTGATGACCGTCACGTCCGGTCTCGCGTTCGTCCCGCTCACCGCGTCGCCGACGTACAGCGCGACGAAGGCCGGTGTGCACGCCTACACGCAGGCCCTCCGTCAGCAGCTCGTCGGGTCCTCGCTCGAGGTGCTCGAGCTCGCCCCGCCGGCCGTCATGACCGACCTGATGGGTGGCGCCGACTTCGGTGGGATGCCGCTCGACGCGTTCGCCGACGAGGTCATGGCGCTCATCGAGTCCGGCGCTGCCCCGGAGATCCTGGTGCAGAACGTGCACCCGCTGCGCTTTGCCGAGCGGAACGGCAACCACCAGCAGATCCTCGAGATGATGGCGTCCCGCGAGCACTGA
- a CDS encoding DUF4287 domain-containing protein: MTETVRSHAQGMAPDRVLAATGKKPDDWHALIDRADGATIGHAAIASWLIGQGVEPWWAQGITIGYEQARGLRIPGQRADGTFAVSASRQVPGEREAVLDRIVPVFTAALGSMPTSERRGGRRPSARWTFADRESVLLNTEDGPKPDTVRISVQRERLTGPERMPDAKAELQQLLAAL; this comes from the coding sequence ATGACCGAAACGGTTCGCTCGCATGCACAGGGGATGGCGCCGGACCGCGTCCTTGCAGCGACGGGCAAGAAGCCCGACGACTGGCATGCCCTGATCGACCGAGCGGACGGAGCCACCATCGGGCACGCGGCGATCGCGTCCTGGTTGATCGGTCAGGGCGTCGAGCCGTGGTGGGCACAGGGCATCACCATCGGGTACGAACAGGCCCGCGGGCTCCGCATCCCCGGTCAGCGTGCGGACGGCACCTTCGCGGTGTCGGCCTCACGGCAGGTCCCGGGTGAACGAGAGGCCGTGCTCGATCGGATCGTCCCGGTGTTCACGGCGGCACTCGGATCCATGCCGACGTCCGAGCGACGCGGCGGCAGGCGCCCCTCGGCCCGCTGGACCTTCGCCGACCGCGAATCCGTGCTGCTCAACACCGAGGACGGTCCGAAGCCGGACACCGTCCGCATCTCGGTGCAGCGGGAACGGCTCACCGGCCCCGAGCGGATGCCCGACGCGAAGGCCGAACTGCAGCAGCTCCTCGCCGCCCTCTGA
- a CDS encoding type II toxin-antitoxin system VapC family toxin, whose amino-acid sequence MFERLRSGEFDEHRVLEFDGCTSRPDVVLVETSFIECVLHRAEPQHVGASAFWDHLDLADTRILYSAFTEFELFESARHKGLQAARRHVAAWRDLLRSTQLHWVGIDDVSDGVPGLIEEFGLTASGAVHVATAISSKVDGFVTVDPAFGVVDKERLPLIIDAKGAQLARRLRASSRQ is encoded by the coding sequence GTGTTCGAGCGACTCAGATCCGGTGAGTTCGACGAGCATCGGGTACTGGAGTTCGACGGATGCACCAGCAGGCCGGATGTCGTGCTCGTCGAGACGAGTTTCATCGAATGCGTGCTGCACCGTGCGGAGCCGCAGCACGTCGGGGCGTCAGCGTTCTGGGATCACCTCGACCTGGCCGACACGCGGATCCTGTACAGCGCGTTCACCGAGTTCGAGCTCTTCGAATCTGCCCGCCACAAGGGACTGCAGGCTGCACGTCGCCATGTGGCCGCATGGCGAGACCTGCTGCGGTCGACGCAACTGCACTGGGTCGGGATCGATGACGTCAGCGATGGAGTCCCAGGGCTGATCGAGGAGTTCGGCCTGACAGCCTCGGGTGCCGTGCACGTCGCCACCGCCATCTCGTCGAAGGTGGACGGTTTCGTGACGGTCGATCCTGCGTTCGGCGTCGTGGACAAGGAGCGTCTCCCGCTGATCATCGACGCGAAGGGTGCGCAGCTGGCGCGTCGCCTGCGGGCCAGCTCCCGACAGTGA